The following nucleotide sequence is from Mangifera indica cultivar Alphonso chromosome 17, CATAS_Mindica_2.1, whole genome shotgun sequence.
GCAACTGAAAATCAGGCCTGAAGAGTATTTTCAACAGCGAGATGTTAAAGAGATACCCGCTTATGGTATCATGCTTAGTAATGGGGTCCATGAACTTGACCTGCTCATCGTACGCCGTCCGATCAATCCCCTGATCATCAAACAGGTGGGGGAGATCATCATACAAAAAACCCACTAACCGTTCCACCTCCACTGTTGATCTAGGCGGGCTGCTTTGGTCCACCACGCTTAGCCTAAGTGCCCATTTCAAATTTTCGTTATTCTTAACGACTAAATTTCTTGTCTTAAAAACTTTTGGAGGGAGAGGAAGTCTAGTGGGTCCTCTGGCAACCAGTTGACAGGAAGTAAAACCAACGGCGACATTTAGCCGGAAATTTTGATGGGCGAGTTGTGTTCTGGCCATTGATTTATCTGTTTCAGATTCGCGCTAATTTTTGTTGGTTCCTCtgctaaaaataattattatttttattttattcaccAATCTGATTGTGTGGCTTCGGATAAGAGAGCCTGCACTCTTTGGGGTCAGGAGCCAAGAAAATGAATGGTTATCGTTTGTTAAAAGCTTCTAGGAAAAGCAGTGGACACAACAGAGACAGAAGTCCGTATATGGTTTTGTGTTCTGGACTTACGAGGAGTTATGGTTGAGCTTTAGGGAGGTTTTTTGCATTTGAGTTGAAACATAGACAAAATACAAGCCATTTGGCCCACATAAGGAAGCTTTAAGTGgtaaatgaaaaatttgagGAGAGGAAAGGTAACTTAAGTGACAAATGAAAGATTTTCACGCAAAAGTTTAAAtcatctttaattatattttaagattaaattattgatttatccaATATCAAGAGAGTATGATaattctcatatttatctaTCAAAAAGAGATGATCAAAGAAGAAACAAGATAGAGATGACGATTATTGTCGTTgtttttgtcatcatcaaagataataattaaagaaaaaatccTAAaagtatgaaagaaaaaaaatattttttaaatcttaaaaaattaatattataataaaattatcaatttttaaaaattaaataaaattattattattttaatattattaataaaatagtaattttaccttaaatttttaaatttgtagatgagtatttaagtttttaaacccTTAGCATTGAAACTGAAATTACACTAAACCGTGGGTGGAggaaagtcttttggcctttcaatCAATTATCTTGTAAAACTCTTTTCTTACACGCAATATTTCCGCCGGGAACTCCCCTCCCCTAGATAACGCTACCATTATAAACAAAGTCAAATGAATTCCACAACCTCCCCTTCGCGTTTTCTATGAATCTTCCATTCGCAAAATATCTTAATCGTATTCATGAAACAGCACATCCGATGTCGATTGATTCCCTAGAATAACTGCTTTGCTCCATCCTCGCGGCATTTTGATCCATTTATCGTCTCAAGTATATGCAACTGCAGATCAACAATAGATAACAAACCACTTCACACGCCTGAGAGCTCATTCTCTCCGGTTCAATCCAGAAAAGGGTCCCTCGATTTCACTCTCCTCAGTAAGGTTCTGTCCTCCATTTCCCTCATAAATTTCCTTGTTTTTTTTCTGGTTTAGTTTGCCCCCACCATACATTGTAGATCGAAGAATTCTCCTATATTTAGCAGCTGAAATTTGACCCAAATGACTGATTAAGATCTGCTCATATCGGGGTAGTATATTTGTAGAATTCATCTAAAAGAGAAAACATGTCTTCGATTCGATTTGATGCAAGCAAACAATTGTATACGACGAGCAGTCTTGTAGTTGGTTATGCTCTGTGCTCTAGCTTGCTTGCTGTGATAAACAAGTACGCCATAACCAAATTCAACTACCCGGGTCTTTTAACCGCCTTGCAATATTTGACCTCTGCtttgggtgtttgggttttggGCAAGTTTGGCTTTTTACATCACGATCCCTTCACTTTTGATATTGCCAAGAAGTTTTTACCTGCTGCAAGTGTTTTTTATCTTGCCATATTTACAAACACTAATCTTTTGCGGCATGCCAATGTTGATACGTTTATAGTGTTTAGATCATTGACACCACTTTTGGTTGCGATAGCTGATACAGCATTTAGAAGGCAACCTTGGCCATCAAAGCTTACATTTTGTTCACTGTTGGTTATTTTGAGTGGTGCTGTTGGGTATGTGGCCACGGATTCCGCTTTCACTTTGACTGCCTATTCGTGGGCGTTTGCTTATTTGGTGACAATTACTACAGAGATGGTCTATATTAAGCATATGGTCACCAATCTTGGATTGAACACTTGGGGTTTTGTGTTGTACAACAATTTACTATCATTGATGTTGTCACCTGTGTTTTGGTTTTTAACGGGGGAGTATGGTGATGTGTTTGCTGCTCTGGCTGCTAGCACTGGTGGTTGGTTTGACAATGAAACTTTTTTCGCGGTTGCTTTGTCATGTGTGTTTGGTTTGCTTATTAGTTTTTTTGGATTTGCGGCAAGGAAGGCAGTATCTGCAACAGCATTTACAGTGACTGGTGTGGTTAATAAATTCCTTACAGTTGTTATCAATGTGCTGATTTGGGATAAGCATGCCAGTccttttggtttggtttgtctCCTCTTCACAGTTGCTGGAGGTGTTCTTTACCAGCAGTCAGTTACTGGATCTGTCAGTGGTCCATCACAACGCGATCAAACCATATCTAAGCCAATCAATAATGAAACTGTTGCTGATGATTTTGTTGAGAATGATCAAGGGAGGAGCATACCTGGCAAACATACTTCTGTATGAATATTACTCAGtccttttattaattctttagcCATTGGGATGTATGACGTTTTATCTCGTCTGTCAGTTTTTATAATCTTTAGATATCATTCCTGTGTTGGATcttcaaaattgttatttttctaaaattgaattACTATGTGCACCTGCTATATTTTTGACAATTGATAATTTTACAATGTTTTGGTTATTTCTTGGCGATATATGGTGTGTGTTCACATTGCTTTTGTGAAGTGTTGGTTGTGTTTGTTTTGCATGGTGGGCAATGACTTCTCTGAATTCAAGGAGTTTGATGTACTGTCTTTTAATAAAGAAGAGCTGAATTATTGTGCAATTTGGCTGATGATATACCATCCTTGCCTGAGCAATGTGTGTTACTTTCAATTTTTGAGCAGCTGCATCATTAATCTTACCAGAAGTGACAGAATTAAAGTTAATTACTTCGTCTTTTGCCACCATAAAGTTAATACCATAACTATTGATACAAAGCAGTCTATTTGATTAACTAAATCAGGGCTCATTATATGTTTCTTTGCCTGCAGTCTTAGGAAAAGTTATCTTCACCTTTGTCTATTTTCTGTAGTTGATCAGTATTCAGTATCGAATTAGCATGTATGAAAGGCACCAACCTAGCTGCTTCTCTGTCATGTGCTTAGGAGGATGGTGATGGattatatatttgtgatattttaagCTTCCCCTTGTCTGTTTGGCCATGAGACAATGCTTAAGTTTGACAGCAATGGCCCCATTGGAAGACACAATTGATATTGACTGTTGTGGAAGTTTTTAGATCCCTTTATCTCAAACTTGTGACTAGTGTCTTTGAAATTTCACATGCACACACAGACACAACCACATGCAGCTGCCTTTCAACTTTATTAACCCCTtatctgaaattttttaatcaaacctGTTATGAGATCGAGGAATCCTttgaaatcttattttctttgtaaGTAGCAGATTTTTCGATGTTCTTAATTCATTTTGAACccagaaaaagaaaggaagctAGGATGAAAGGGCGTTGGAATGCTGAGTGTGAATGTGGTCGACAATCACTGCACATACTCTACCTCGGGTCCTGTGACCAGTCTCATAAGTCATTGCTctagataaatcaaaagtttaattctGACGTGTAGTTGGAAAAGATTTGATTC
It contains:
- the LOC123201074 gene encoding GDP-fucose transporter 1-like; this translates as MSSIRFDASKQLYTTSSLVVGYALCSSLLAVINKYAITKFNYPGLLTALQYLTSALGVWVLGKFGFLHHDPFTFDIAKKFLPAASVFYLAIFTNTNLLRHANVDTFIVFRSLTPLLVAIADTAFRRQPWPSKLTFCSLLVILSGAVGYVATDSAFTLTAYSWAFAYLVTITTEMVYIKHMVTNLGLNTWGFVLYNNLLSLMLSPVFWFLTGEYGDVFAALAASTGGWFDNETFFAVALSCVFGLLISFFGFAARKAVSATAFTVTGVVNKFLTVVINVLIWDKHASPFGLVCLLFTVAGGVLYQQSVTGSVSGPSQRDQTISKPINNETVADDFVENDQGRSIPGKHTSV